The following coding sequences lie in one Cannabis sativa cultivar Pink pepper isolate KNU-18-1 chromosome 5, ASM2916894v1, whole genome shotgun sequence genomic window:
- the LOC115702134 gene encoding cell division control protein 2 homolog C: protein MEKYEKLEKVGEGTYGKVYKAKDKATGQLVALKKTRLEMDEEGVPPTALREVSLLQMLSQSLYVVRLLSVEHVDNRKDGRPKPVLYLVFEYLDTDLKKFIDSHRKGSNPRPLAPSLIRNFLYQLCKGVAHCHSHGVLHRDLKPQNLLLDKERGILKIADLGLGRAFTVPLKSYTHEIVTLWYRAPEVLLGSTHYSTAVDMWSVGCIFAEMVRRQALFPGDSEFQQLLHIFRLLGTPTENEWRGVTSFRDWHVYPQWQPQNLARAVPSLGADGVDLLSKMLKYDPAERISAKAALDHPYFDSLDKSQF from the exons ATGGAGAAGTACGAGAAGCTAGAGAAGGTCGGAGAAGGCACGTACGGCAAGGTATACAAAGCCAAAGACAAAGCCACCGGTCAGTTGGTTGCTCTCAAGAAGACTAGGCTCGAAATGGACGAAGAGGGTGTCCCTCCCACTGCCCTCCGTGAGGTCTCCCTCCTTCAAATGCTTTCTCAGTCTCTCTATGTCGTCCGCTTGCTCTCTGTTGAGCACGTTGACAATCGCAAGGACGGCAGGCCCAAGCCTGTTCTCTACCTTGTCTTCGAGTATCTCGACACCGATCTCAAGAAATTCATTGACTCCCATCGCAAGGGATCAAATCCCAGGCCCTTAGCTCCTTCTCTGATCCGAAACTTTCTTTATCAGCTCTGTAAAGGGGTGGCCCATTGCCACTCGCATGGTGTCCTTCACCGTGATCTCAAACCTCAGAATCTTTTACTTGACAAGGAACGTGGCATCCTAAAGATCGCCGATCTCGGCCTCGGCCGAGCATTTACTGTCCCACTTAAGAGCTACACTCATGAGATTGTTACTCTGTGGTATAGGGCCCCTGAGGTCTTGCTTGGCTCCACCCATTACTCTACTGCTGTTGATATGTGGTCCGTCGGATGCATCTTTG CTGAGATGGTAAGAAGGCAGGCGCTTTTTCCCGGAGATTCCGAATTCCAGCAACTGCTTCACATCTTCAG GCTTCTTGGAACTCCTACTGAGAATGAATGGCGGGGGGTGACTAGTTTTCGAGACTGGCACGTGTATCCACAGTGGCAACCACAAAACTTGGCACGTGCTGTTCCTTCTCTTGGAGCAGATGGCGTTGACCTTCTATCG AAAATGCTAAAATATGACCCTGCGGAAAGAATCTCAGCTAAAGCAGCATTGGACCACCCTTATTTTGACAGCCTTGACAAGTCTCAGTTCTGA